In Indicator indicator isolate 239-I01 chromosome 28, UM_Iind_1.1, whole genome shotgun sequence, the genomic stretch CCTGGCAGCATCTCCCCTCCCATGGAACTGGAGCTGATTATATAATAATGATGTGATCAGAACTCCCCTGGGGTCTGCAGTGGGCACTGAACAATTAAATGAGGCCTTTTGCAAACACAAGGGGCTGGATTCTCCTgggggagagctgggctggagcagggagctcTGTGTGAGCCTGGGTGGAGGCACAGGCTGTGGCAGGGGCCTGTGTGGGCTCTGCCACCTGGcaagcagtggtgccagtggcCAAAGCTGGGTTCACTCtggaggtggccaaggaggaGGTGGGGTCAGAGGCAGCTCGGTGGTTCCCAGGTAAcacccagagcacagcagctcctcccaaGCTTATCTGagctctctccttccctggaggaggATGTGGAGGACCCAGGTGACAGCCacttcctcttctgctgcacATGGGGGACACTTGCTCATGGCTTTGAAGAAGTCCCCACAAAGCCTCAGACTAATGGTGGTGTTTCCCCAGcacagggaaggggcagaggtTTCTCCACCTTGCCAtgcccagggtgctgctgtgagcagcagtgagctTGAGGGCAGGAAGGGATCAAGCACCCAAGCAAGGAAGGGAGCCCAGACCCTCAGAGGTGGTCTGAGCTCCTGCTCTTGTAACAGAAGCCCCCCCTCAGAGGAGCTCCAagctcctgcagagccctgtccaaccacGGTCAGCAACCAGCTGGTGCCCACAGAACTGCCTCTTGCTGGCAGAGAGTCCCTGCAGGGTGGCTCTGTGCCAGGGCCGTGTCCCACAAAGGCCAGGTGCAGAAGTTGCAACAGCAGGAGAATGTATTTGGCAAATcacaaccagcagcagctcggaagacaaagccctggagagacggggaggggggagggttAGGACCCTCCTCGCCAGCCACCACCCCGCGGGGCAGGCACCGTCCTCGCCCCTCCCCCGGCCAGGCTCATCTCATGGCGAAGGTGTAGACGTGGTAGATCTCGTCGGGGAAGTTCTCCTGGCGCTCCTCGGCCAGCAGGCGCAGGCCGGCGCTGCGGATCAGCCTGCGCACCACGGCCAGCTCCCGGCACACGCTGCTGTCCACATCGTCCATGATCACCCCCTCCTGGGCCGTGTTGTCCTTGATCACCACGATGCCGTTGGGCCGCAGCCCGGCGCGGCAGCGCCGCAGGAAGTCGGAGAGGTGATTGTCAGTCAGGTGTCCTgcaagggcagagcagggcttaGAGGGCACAGGGGGCACCTGAGGTGGgagagggcacaaagtggccCCGATCTTGGATCTGTCCCCAGCAGAGTGAGACTCAAAAGGTGAGACTCTGGTGTGACTTTCAGCGCCAGCCTTGaccctgtgctgggctcaggAGCTTGGTGAGCTGAGGGACACCAATCCTGCTCCTTCTCCATTCTTAATGTCCAGCTGCAGGCTCTTGGTCTTAGTAACAACAACCACAGAAACCCAGAGGGGACACTGCAGGTGGCACTAGCCCCTGTTCAAGGCTTCACTGAGGCCCTGCCCCCTCTCTGCCATCACAAAGGGCTTTGCTGGGGGGGaagggctggaggtggctggggctcaGTGGAAAGGGTCTGCAGCACAGtgcaaaaacaaaaagaaaggagaaagtcttccttgagccagctgcaggtgaCAGCTCTAGCTTGGAGGTGTCTAACTTGTGTCCatgtgctctctccagctccacccaacccccacctctgccctggccTCTGAAGGCTTGGGAGGCAGCCCCCACCTGTGCTGTGATGCTCATCCCTCATGGAGACCTCAAGCTGCTCTCCCCAGCGTGAGGGGCACCTGCCCCTAAGGGGGAAGCCAGAGGAGGACAGGCTGGCAagaccccctccccccagcgaCCCTCACCAATGACCCACTGGATCCAGATGACATCGTAGGAGTTTGGCTCAGGGATGAAGTCCTGCAGGCCGCAGCAGAAGTAGTTGCgcaccctcctgccctcctcgCCCAGGTAGCTCTTGGCCTTGGTGAGGAAGTCCTCTGTCACGTCCACCATGTCCACTGTCTGgaagaggggcagcagcagcctcttggTGATGCGGCCGATGCCAGCCCCACAGTCCAGGGCGCAGGTGGTGCCCGTCCGGTTGGGACCATCCTGGAACGATAACCAGGAggggctgagccctgctgccGGGCACCCACAGGGGACGGGCACCACTGCAGGGCAAGGCTCTCCCAGTGCACGTGCCACAGACCCCCCCATAGAAcacctgggctggaagaggccagctccctgctggggcagggctctgggagtGTGCCCCCCTCTGTGCCACCTACCCGCAGGAAGCGCTGCAGGAacttcctggagctgttgatGTCAATGCTGGAGATGTGGCCATAGCCCCCCAGCATGCCATCCACGGTGGCTGGCACATCCTTCCAGTACTTCTCTGCCTTGGAGTAAAACTCAAACTCATTCTCCACCACCTCGCTGGTCATGCTGCCCGAGGGGCCCGCGTGGCACTCGCTGCTCCTCCAGGAAGGGACAAACCAGAGTGAGGGCCAGGGCCTGCAGAGCCATGGCACACCCCCCCCGAGAACCAGGCACAGCCAACTCTGTGAGTACCCAAAGCTCTGCTTCTCACCCCTTCCCCCTTAGCCAGGGCCACTTCAAGCTGCAAACCCCTTCAGCTGAGAGCAAGAAAGGACAAAGATCCAATTCCTGGTGTCTTCTGGAGACcaccaagctccagagccccagcctgggcactctgcagccttacTCAGCTCTGCACTCAATTATTTTAAAGGCTGCCTCACCcttttcccctgctctgcctgccctcaTGTTCTACCAATGTCATCTTTATCtaccctgctgaggccacagctggagtactgagtccagctctgggcttcctGGTTCAAGGACAgtgacttgctggagaggggacagcaaagggctgcaaagctgctgaggggactggaacatcccTGATGGAGACAGTGAGAGcagtggggctgtttagcctgcaaACGATCAGCCTGAgggaggatctgatcaatgctgatcaagtggcaggacaaggggcaatgggcacaaactggaacatcagcagttccatctgaacaggaggaggaacttttgTCATTTaagggtgagggagccctggagcaggctgcccagagaggtgctggaatctccatctctggagccattccaaacttgcctggatgtgttcctctgtgaccttctctaggtgaccctggcttggcagggggatgggacttccaagccctaccatgctgtgatctgtgctgAGAGCCCCATCAGTCACTCCCAATTACACTTTGGGTTGCTAAAAGTTACCCTAAGCCACTACCTGAGGAGTGTAAATCCAAGCTGTGACCCCAGGCTAGGTGCCTGCAACCTAACAAAGTCAGGGTGCAGTCAGCAATGCCAGCTGTAacccccctccctgggcatcccatAATTCACACTCCTGTGGAGCTCATTAACTGCACTGAGGACTAGAAACTGGATCTGAGGTGGCCAAAGGGTGAATGTGAGGACTTCAAATATccctacaaagaaagaaatatctGGAATTCAGGGCCTGAGTCTGCTGGAAATGTCCCTTCAGGCCCAAAACCTTTGCTATGGCAGCTCAGGCAGGTTGGGTGCCCCTGAGTggccctgcagagcctggggacaCATCTCACCTCAGCTCACTGAGGGAAATCCAGCTTGGCTtgaggctgagagctgctctgtgctgggagctgtgggatgAAGAGCTGGGATTCAGCCCCAAACCACCACCTCAGCCCCACCAGGGACAGCCAGGCCgaccacagccccagggagccaCAGGTAAGAGCCACCCCCACCCTGTGGGCACCCTCTGGGACCACTCTGAGAGGGCTGAAGGCTGAGCATGCGGGGGTCTGGCCCCACTTCTAGCACCACTGCTTCCTGATCCCATATGCTGTGACCCCAATTtgtgctcccagccctgtcACCCCTTCCTTACCCCCAGATTTGAATGGGTGACCCCCTGGTGACATTTTTCAGGGTGTCACAGGCCACTGGCAGGGGTAAAGTGCCCAGCGAGGTGACCCAACCCCCCAGTGCAGACCCCAGTGCAGCCCCCGAAGGCTCCCCGGCTGACAGGGGGCAGGTGCTCGCTTTTACGGGGGGCGTGGGGGGTGTTTCGCCCCTCTGTGGGGCCCATTGCCCACCCGTGGGGCCGCTGGCAGCCTGGAGGGCGGTAGGGACCGGGGGTGCACGGGCTGGGagagctccccaggagccttAGGGGGCAGTGGGGATCACCtccaagggctgggaggagtcctgcagccctgcctgttgGGGGTACGCGGGGTCGCTTCTGGTCCGAGGCCCAACCCAGCCGTTTCCCGGTGCTCCCAACCTGGGGCCGGCGACCCTCCCGGGCTGCGGTGTGGGCCCTTCCCGGGAGCCCCGCAGGCCGCGGCTCTGCCAGCCGGGGAAGGCCGAGCCCGGCGCTGGCAGCTTCTTCGGTCTCTCGCCCCCGCCGCTGCGGGCACAAGCAAGCAGAGTGTAGCCCCGGGGTTGGGCAGTGCCTGGTCCTGCCGCGACCCCCGAGTGCGACCCCCGAGTCCGCCCTCCCGGTTGCCCCCCGGTTACCTCCGCCGGCGGCCGCGCTCCGTGTGGCCCCGCCCCGGCCGTGACGGGCGGGTGTGGGCACCAACCAGCTATCAGCGGTCGCCGTGACGTCTGCGTGAGGTCAGAGCGGGGGGGCGGGAGTTCTCTCGTGGCCTACTGGCCGTGTCCGCGGGGGGGCGGCATGGAGCGGGGGCGCTGGGACGGACTggagggcactgggacaggttgagGGGCACTGAGGCAGGCTGGGGGGGACTGGGGCAGACTAGGGGGCCTCTGGGAATCAGCGGCGAGCACTGGGACCGGGTAGCACTGGGCCAGACCGAGGAGTAGCAGGGCAGGCCGGGGTGGCCCGGGCAGGAGCCGCAGCTCTCTCCGAGGCAGTGAGAGGTCCCCGTTCCGCCCCGGTGCAGGGCCCGGCGCGCCCTGTGTGTGCCTGCACGGTGTAACTAACGGCTCCCGGCTCCGGCCCGCAGGCACGCGGCGGGATGGCACGGGACAGGGCGGCGGGGTCAGGGTGAGCAGCACAAGGCAGCCGAGGGGGTGTCGGGGTAGAGCTCGGGCTGTCCGTCTGTACTCTCTGACTCGGCCCGTTCCTGCTGCTGCCGTCGTCACTGTCCCGCCGTTGTCCTTGTCCTGGAGCGGTCCCGGCGCGGTCCCTCCTGTTCCCTCCGCGGCCACAGGGCGGCGCTGTTGTCCTGCCGTTGCACTGCCGCCGCCGCGGGAACTTCGGTACGTCGTGAGGGGGGGAGGACCGGACGCTTGCCAGCCCCTGCGCCCAGCCAGCACTGTGTCTACCTCTGCACGTCACTGCCCAACCCTCCACCTATTACTGTGCCCACCTCTGTGCCCACTCCTACGCTCACCCTGCCCACCACGTCCCGCCAGCAGGGCATGATGAGGGCTGCTGGGCTCGTCacagctgtgccctccctgcgCCATTGGCACCGTTCCCTTTGGGGCCGCTGCCACCCTCCCCGGTGAAGGTCTCCAGTCGTGGGATGACAGCAGAGCTCATCGCCTCCCCTGATCTtcagccacctccatccctccccACTTCAGAACCTTTGGTGGTGTCAGCAAGTTGACAGTGCTCCTGTCCTCTGGTGCTGAGGTTCCCCTTTGCCCCCTCAGTGGGGCCAATGCCACCTGTGGTGTCCCCTCTGGGTTTGTCTCGTTGTTACTGAGGTAAGAGCCTGCAGCTGGAAATTAAGAGTGGAGAAGGAACTGTATTGGTGTCCCTCAGCTCCCCACGCTCCTGAGCCCAGCAAAGGGCTAGGGCTGGAGAGGGCAGTCCCACCACGGAGACCCCCTTTTGAGTCCCACTCTGCTGGGGACAGGTCCAATCTGGGGGCCGGGTTGTGCCAAGCCAGCTCTGCAAATccatgtggcagcagcagctctggccacGCCGCAGAGCCGCCTGCTCCCTCCCCGCGGTCTGGGGAATGCTTCTCCTCTGCCCACTTTCAGTCTTGTCCCTGGGTCATCCCTTGTGTGACGAGACAGAAACCCCCCggaccccagccccagctcactTCTTTCCCTTCACCCTCTCCTCCCTGTCACTCATCGTGGCTCGGGGCAATCACCTGCGCTGCCGGCATTCCTCGGGAGCAGGGCCGGGGTGGTTGTTAAATTCTTTTCCCCAGGTGCTTAATCACCCTTATTACCCTTTTCTGATTAATTAATTCTAATTAATTTTGCACTATCATTTTGGAGGAGAGGTGACCAGTCTGGCACATGTTGTTGCAGGTGATGTGCAAGGCAGGTCCTGCCGCTGGCACAGCTCTTCCCTTGGTAGCGACTGACCTGGGTCTTGCCGGGCACCCGCTGCCCGTTAACAGAGCAATCAAGCTCCAAGGCCCAGGGCAGAGCCCCGAGGTGCTTTGCTAGGACCCAGGCAGGATGTTGCCTCCTACTTGGCCCTGCCAAGGCAGCAGGGTTTGACCCTGGCCAAATCTGCCCACGTccacccagctccttcagctgcctcCACGCTGTGGCCAAGGCTTGGGAAGTCAGAAGGAATTAGGTCAGGGCTGCTCCTTGCTCTGCCAAGAGCCACCAAGGCGCTCTGAGGGGTGGCAGAGACGTGGGTCCCTTGGCACTGGCCATGCTCTCTCATCACTCATCTCCCAGCCCTGGTGCCAGCCTTCTGCTGGGTACTGGTGCAGGATGCATCCCACATCACCCAGGGCCTTTGGAGCCAAAACCCAAAGTTGTTTGGGTTATCCTGCTCTCAAAAGAAGTTCAGGTGTCCTGGGGACAGAGGCCAGCACCACTTCCCAAAAGCAAACACAGGTCACCAGTGCCCGGTGAGGAGGGGGCTaagggggtgggagggtgcCATGCTCCTCCCcaggaggctgggcagggtgtCTCATGTCCCTGTCACCTGTCACTGTCCCCAGATGATGCCTGTTAGGCAATTCTTCTGGCCAGGTGGCCACCCAGCATGGCTTGGGCCATCTCACCTCACTCCCTTGGCTGGTGGCTCTCACTGGGAGGCTGAGGCACCGCCACTGACCCTGCTGGAACCCCCCAGCAGTACAGAAAGTGTTTGTTGTACCCAGGGTGCCACAGGCAgactgctggagctgtgtgctggaggtgctgggtggcagAGAGCAGAGTGTGTGGCAATGTTTGTGTAAGCATTCTCTGCACTGTGTGTGAGACAGGGTGAGGGGAAGAGCTGGGTAAGGggcttctgacaagggcttgtagtgatagggagataaaggagagaagggagagaaggaagataaggaggaggaagaggagagggatgcagaggaaagcacagagcagggaggaagaggaaggccacaactgctcccagctgcaggagctggattGCACTCTGGTGATGCACTCTGCCAGACGTGCAGCACTCAGGGGCTGCTCTGTTTGAGCCTCCTCAGTCTCCTGAGCCCCCTCCCAACTCTTCAGCTGTGCCAAGCTCTTGAGGTAAGGATCCCCAGGCAGGGGACTGAGGGACTTGACAAAGggatagtgattttttttccccaaagttaATCTTTGCTGGGCAGATATATACTTCTGCAAGGCATGGCCCTGCCCTTGCTTACCCCCCACAACCCCCAAGAAACTGACCCAGGCTTTACAAAACCTCCTGGGAGTTGTCAGCAGAGAGGGCTGAGCTGATGTGGCACagaggggtgctgctgggggccaGCACTGATGCTCAGCAGTAGCAAACcagcttctccttgcagctTGAGTGATGATCCAGCCCCTGTgaaccccacccccacccccccagctgTAAATCCTGGCACAGACAAGCCCCAAACATTTGTTTCAGGCAACACAATTTGTGTCAGCCCAGCATTAGCATTTACACTCTTCTTAATTAATACTTGTTAGGCTGAGACTGAAAATAAGGCTTTGCCCTTGCCCAGCAGtgtggctgggctgtggggctcagcaccaggctgctccctgctccacaACCAGGGAAGGAGGCAAAAATGGGGAAGGAGGCAAACCCAGGGAAGGAGGCAAACCCTGGGCTGTGTTGCAGCAGGATCCTGCTCCAGCCAAATCAAATCCTCTCCTTTCTGCACAGCCCTGGGATGCACACTGAGCAGCTCAGCTACTGCCAAGGGAGTGAGCCTCACCctcacctctgctcctgcctggggacGAGCTGGGGGGTGACTGGGATGAGCTGGCGGGTGACAGGGACAGCAGTGCACAAGGGCCTAACCTTTCTTTCCCATCCCAGCTTCTgaagttgtttttcctttgcagctctctctctttttccttcccagggCTGTTCCAGCTCAGTTGCATTTCCCAATGGGAGCTGATTTCACCTCCCAGGCAGGACACTCCAGGAGAGCTCATGGCCAGGAAGGAAATGGTCAGCCCCAGGAGGGTGCAGGTAGGATTTGGGGAttttgtgccctctgccaggcagcagctgtggcaaaATCCCTTTCCCATCAGCATCCCTGTGGatgcagagctggtggctgcACACAGGGGTTAGTGATGCTGGGAGACAGAAGGGCCTGAGACAGGGTTGCAAAAGGGTTTTAGGGAAACCCCAGGGGTGCAAGCAGGCAGGTTGGGGCAGTGGTgctccccacctcactgcagcccagtGTGAAACCCTCCAGGCTCCAGAGCTCCTCCTTTACAACCACTTGAGCTCTGTCAAACCTGGGCTGAAGCCTTGGCAGGGGCTCTGCAGCACTCAGCCCCATAGTGCACAGACAGttgtcctctgctgctgaaaccCCAGAGCCTGCAACTGCCCCTGACCTCCCTGACCCCAGGCAAGCTCCGTGTCACCAGTCCCTGGGAcacccagcaccagccctcACCATCCTTGGCCATGCCCTTGCTGCAAATGCTCTTCCCAGAGCTCCTCAGCTTCCATCTTCTGGGCAAGTCCAAGCTCCAGTGAGGCCAAGCTGGAGGCCAGGATCCCATCCTACCTCGTGgagctggggggcagggggactCTCCCAACCCTGGGCTGGGATTCAGGTTGAGactggagccagcagcaccagcagcacttgGTGATGCTGCAACATGCTGGGAATGTTGAGCTCCTGGGAGAAGTGATCAAATCCTCCTTAGAAagcaggaaggggaggaagggaaagtaACTCCACAGATAAACATTAAAATCAGGCATCACCAACTCCCccccagaagcagctgctttggagccacagctcagccccagcctggccacagCCATTCTCCAGGGTTGGGTCTGCCCAGGCTTTGCTTCTCTGTGTCCCAGAAGCCCCCAGCTGGGTTAAGCTATCAGCTCCCTGAacccagtgctgcagcccagggacaGGATCAGGCCCAGAGGGAATGGACCAGGTCCAAGGGGCTGATGTTCCTCTATGGTGCCTTCCCTTCACCCAGCAGTACCTGGCCAGAGGGCAAGTTGGGGCACCCAGGCCTGGGAGATTCATTTCAGTGCCAAAGATACAGAAAGTGAAGTTCTGAAggcttttacatttttaaatcaTTATTAGCCAAATGGGGtttggggcttgaaagtcttctTCTCCCCCTGTGCCCTCTGGTGAGGATGGCTCTGGAGGGCAAGGCAGAGGCTCAGCAGTGATCAGagagctccaggagctgctgttttgcaaggagaagggaagagtttggGAGGAGGCTGTCCCTGAACTGCTGCAGGACCcaaccctgccagagctggaacacctcccgtGGAGCCCGGGAAGTCCCGTGGGAGGGAAGTGACTTCAGCAttcccagggcagctctgggggcaCCAGGGGACTTTCCATGGCTTGCAATCACTGTGGGCATGCTGGATGGCACCgagggctgcagggctctgcaccagggccacagcacagcctcaaAGGTCCATTCTGAGGTTGGGGCTGCAGCAGTCCAGGGGGGCACCCATGGGTGGGACCCCCTCagtgctctgctttctgcaccCAACCTTCCTGCTCCCCTGGGCTGTGCCTCCAgccatgccccttccctggctgTGATTTCATTCTGCTCTGggctgcttccctccctcccttcatcctcctcccTCGCTCGCTGCTGCCAAGTCCGCAGGTTCCTGCTGTGACCTTGAGCTGGTTTCTGGAGCTGGTTGTAGGCTTCTTAAAGGAGCCATGGGGGCTCTCACCATCCCCCTCCTGCTCACCCAAACCCACCCAGCCACACACTGGGACCCCGGGGATGGGGAGAATAGGGAGCAAGAGCAGGGGAAGCCCCAGGGGCACAAAAACTGGGAGATGGTGAAAGAGGCCAATTCTAGGGCCACAGAGCCATGTTCTGGCCCTGCTCACCACCAGCCAGGGCTAAGCAGCCATTGGAAGGGGGTCCCTGCCCACCAGACCCAGTGCTATGCAAGGGGAGGAGTGGGCAAAGCCCCTCTTGCACCTGGCACCCAGCATTGGCAGTGGCATGGGGAGGGAGAGCCTGGGCCAGCATCAGGAGGTGTGGAGGTGCTCGGGCTAGGGGGGTCATCCCCCCCATGTGCTGGCAGCTTGGTGACCCTCACTGGCAGTGTGGTGGCCTTTGGAGCCCCACAGCCTGGGAGGGCTTGAAGGTGGAGGTgatggcagctgctggcagctcctctaCAAAGCCAAGCCAAGGGCCAAGGACAGCCTGTCCTGCATGGAGACCTGCAGGGGACAGCCTGGGGGCAGGCTCCTCCTTTCCttgctggagcacatctgtgTGC encodes the following:
- the NTMT1 gene encoding N-terminal Xaa-Pro-Lys N-methyltransferase 1 isoform X1, whose protein sequence is MTSEVVENEFEFYSKAEKYWKDVPATVDGMLGGYGHISSIDINSSRKFLQRFLRDGPNRTGTTCALDCGAGIGRITKRLLLPLFQTVDMVDVTEDFLTKAKSYLGEEGRRVRNYFCCGLQDFIPEPNSYDVIWIQWVIGHLTDNHLSDFLRRCRAGLRPNGIVVIKDNTAQEGVIMDDVDSSVCRELAVVRRLIRSAGLRLLAEERQENFPDEIYHVYTFAMR
- the NTMT1 gene encoding N-terminal Xaa-Pro-Lys N-methyltransferase 1 isoform X2, whose translation is MTSEVVENEFEFYSKAEKYWKDVPATVDGMLGGYGHISSIDINSSRKFLQRFLRTVDMVDVTEDFLTKAKSYLGEEGRRVRNYFCCGLQDFIPEPNSYDVIWIQWVIGHLTDNHLSDFLRRCRAGLRPNGIVVIKDNTAQEGVIMDDVDSSVCRELAVVRRLIRSAGLRLLAEERQENFPDEIYHVYTFAMR